A window of the Bacillota bacterium genome harbors these coding sequences:
- a CDS encoding SurA N-terminal domain-containing protein has translation MKKRNLIIGIAGILFIIMVSAAAFTQTQFLKIGQDIKSIKADEKAKKVVAKVNGEAIDWQTFKVEQYVRNQGSNEPATPKPSGEAVIKEVAKKKLLAKEAKRRGIVVSDSEVKTMMLNIKKAIAGMPSEEQQRFKDYLVGLGMSETEFWSNPEVINAYKEALYIGKLRGEFLKGAKTQEEVEKAESEYNKLGDSLLEAAKIEITNPETIK, from the coding sequence ATGAAAAAGAGAAATCTTATTATAGGCATAGCCGGCATACTATTTATAATAATGGTAAGTGCGGCCGCATTTACGCAAACACAATTTCTAAAGATAGGTCAGGATATCAAATCAATTAAGGCCGATGAAAAAGCTAAGAAAGTTGTTGCGAAAGTTAACGGCGAGGCGATTGATTGGCAGACATTTAAAGTCGAACAATATGTGAGAAACCAGGGGTCAAATGAGCCTGCAACCCCAAAACCTTCAGGTGAGGCTGTAATTAAAGAAGTGGCCAAAAAGAAGCTGCTAGCCAAGGAAGCAAAGCGTCGCGGAATTGTAGTGTCCGATTCCGAAGTTAAGACCATGATGCTAAACATAAAAAAGGCGATAGCTGGTATGCCTTCTGAGGAGCAGCAACGTTTTAAAGATTACTTAGTGGGTTTAGGTATGTCTGAGACTGAATTCTGGTCAAATCCAGAAGTTATCAATGCATATAAAGAAGCTTTATATATCGGCAAGCTAAGAGGCGAGTTTCTTAAAGGCGCTAAGACGCAAGAGGAAGTTGAAAAAGCCGAGTCAGAATACAATAAACTAGGGGATAGTTTACTTGAGGCTGCCAAAATTGAAATTACCAACCCTGAAACAATCAAATAG